The following nucleotide sequence is from Bacteroidota bacterium.
TTTAAGCACTTCTATTAATTCGCTTAAAATCATTGCGGTAGCACCCCAAACCATTTCATTTTTTACATTGAAGTAGGGAGTAGAAAACTCCTTACTTTGGATGATCAGATTTCTATAATGCACCTCTGGCTTCAATAAATCTTTAATGCTTGCAGGAATCAGGTAGTCAACTTCAGATTTGTCAATTAAAAATTCCGGAGTGTGCATTGCAAATGCAATAAATGGATGTACTACGAATCGACTAACCGGAATGTAAAGCGGTGAGAGAGCACCGATGAATTCAATCAGGTCCGGATTAATGCCTACTTCTTCCATACTCTCTCTGAGGGCAGTTCCGTAAAGATTCTGATCGGTTTTTTCTGCTTTTCCACCCGGAAAGCTTACCTGGGCGCTATGGTGTCCATTGTAGGATGGCCTTTTTATCAGAATTGTTTCAAGCCTATCCTCCCTATTTGGGTACAATAAAATAAGCACTGCTGCAGGAATTGGGTTTTCTACTTCGTTAGGGAATAGGTGGCGCGATTCAGGGATCATGCGATGATGAGCCTGTTTACCTGGTAAACCTTCTTCAAGCCTCTGTTGTATGGTCTTAATTAAACCATCCATTTAACTATAGCGTAATGATTTTACCGGTTGTATGCGCGAAACAATTAATACAGGCAACATCATAAAGAGGAAAATAACTGCCAGAGCTGCGGCATTGATTATTAAAAAGTGCCCTATATTGATATTGACAGGTGCATAATCAATAAAATACGATGCCTGATCGAGACGGATAAGATGGTATTTATCTTGAAGGTATAAGATGACAAGGGCAATAATATTCCCGAAAAACATACCTTTCAAAATAAGATATAAAGCTTGGTATAAAAATATTTTACGCATCGAAGCATTGGAGGTACCCAAGGCTTTAAGAAGGCCAATAGAAAAGGTACGGTCGAGTATTAAAATGATAAGACCCGATACCATGTTGAGGATGGATACACAAACCATCAGAATAAGAATTACCCATACATTCATGTCGAGTAAAGAGAGCCAATCGAATATTTGAGGATATCGTTGCTTAATGCTTTTCACCTCGAGTTTGCCACCTTCGTCATTGAAACGGTATTCGACTTCTTCCTTGATAAGATAAGTCATCTGATCAATTTCCTTAAAATCATCGATCATTATTTCATACCCGCCAACAATTGATGAATCCCAGTTGTTTAGACGCTGTATATGTCCAATATCGGCGAGCATAATCTGCATGTCGAACTGTTCGAGACTGGTTTTATAGAGTGCACATACTTTAAATCGACGCATGCGGGGCTTATCGTCGATAAAAAACATAGCGAACTCTTCGTTTAGTTCAAGTTGGAGCATGTTGGCCAGCTTTTCAGAGATCACCACCTCGTTGGTGCGTACCGAATCGTTCACAGTAAAATGTGTGCCCTGGGTAATGTGCTTTTCGAAAAATGCCCAGTTGAAATCCTCGCCTACACCTTTTACCACAACACCCTGAACATCGTTTTTAGTTTTTATCATGCCTGGTTTTGTGGCAAAAACTTGTATATGATCTATTCCGGGCATTTTTGACAGTTCGGGTAAAAAGGCTTGTTGTTTTTTAATGGCTGAGGTTTCAAATGAATTGTTCAGATCGTAATTGGTAATTTGAATGTGATTGGCAAAACCGATTACTCTTTTTTGAATTTCCTGCTTAAAACCTGTAACGGTTGCAACTGCTATGAGCATTACTGCCAGGCTCATAGCAATGGCAATAACCGATAGCCTGATGATAGGCATTGTATGTTTTTTATTGCCGCGCTGGCTGTGCACAAACCGGCGTGCAATATAGAATTCAGTATTCATTCGTTTTTAAAAGCTTTGTTCAAAAGTAGTAAATTTGAACCTTAGATATTGTTGTAGGTAAAAGTATATTTGGCAGATTTGAATGAGTGCAAGTCGATTATGCTTAATAACATTCGAAAAATGCTGCAAAGATATCATGAGGCAGTCTGAAAGGAAAATAATATGTCTGATAACCCAAGTGCTTTGCTGGAAAATTCATTTTTCAGAACGAGATCTTTTCTAAGATTATTTGCAATAGTTTTTGTTGTTGTGAGTTCAGCATGGTTTTGCGCTTGGGCATACTCACAGCCTACTATCCGTCCTGGAGCTTTTCGCATTTCGGAGTACCTACCTCTGGTGAAAGGAAAAAATGTGGCTGTGGTGTGCAATTATGCCTCCAAGGTAAATAGCACTCATTTGGTTGATACACTTTTGTTTTACAGCAGGCAAGAAGGTACAGCTTTCTCTGTTAAAAGGGTTTTTTCTCCCGAACATGGTTTCTCAGGCACCTATGATGCCGGTAGTAAGGTCGATGGAGCTTTAATGTTGTATGATTCAGTTCCGGTTGTTTCTTTGTATGGAAGTAAAACCAAACCTTCGAAAAGTGATTTGCAGGATATAGAGATCGTATTGTTCGATTTACAAGATGTTGGGGTTCGGTTTTATACTTATATATCCACTCTGCATTATGTAATGCAGGCTTGTGCAGAAGAAGGAATTAAACTGGTTGTGCTCGATCGCCCCAACCCTCATATTCAATATGTCGATGGACCAGTTCTTGAAATGAAGTTCAATTCTTTTGTTGGTATGCATCCAGTGCCAATAGTATATGGTATGACCATTGGTGAATATGCCAATATGATCAACGGAGAAGGATGGCTTGGTGAAAATATGAAATGCACACTGAAGGTAATTGAGATTGGGAACTATTGGCGGCATTCGCGTTATAGTTTTCCCGAAAAACCTTCACCGAATTTGCCTGACATGCGTTCGGTTATGCTCTATCCTTCGCTTTGTTTATTTGAGGGTACAGTTATTTCGGTGGGAAGGGGTACTCCTTCTCCTTTTCAGGTTTTCGGTCATCCAGATTATCCAGAGAAAAATTACTCTTTTATACCTAAAAGCAAACCTGGAGCAAGTCTGAACCCTGAATATAAAAATTTAAGGTGTTTTGGGGTTGATTTAACCCGAACCTCCATCGACTCATTGTACCAAACTCATCAATTAAATCTGTCTTATTTGCTGGCGGCTTATCTGAAAATGAATAGCAAAGAGCTGTTTTTTAACGAATATTTTAATTTGCTGGCCGGAACGGATCAACTCCAAAAACAAATTCTTGCTGGGTTTACAGAAAAAGAAATCCGGGCTAGTTGGGAGCCCGGATTAAAAAATTTTGAAACAATTCGACAGAAGTATCTGATTTATCCCGAATAGTCTGTATAGGACTTTAATATCAGGAAATTCGACCAGGATAAACTTCCAGGGCTTTTTTCAGGCATTTCATGGCGATATCGAGCTGTTGCAGGTTAATTACATAGGCAATTCTTATCTCTTGCATTCCTAATCCTCCTTCGGTATAAAAGCCTGCACCGGGAGCTACCATAACGGTATTGCCATCGCAATTAAATTCGTCGAGAAGCCACATCGCAAATTTCTCAGCATTGTCGACGGGAAGTTTGGCCATGACATAAAATGCACCTTTAGGATTGGGGCAGAATACACCAGGCATTTCGTTAAGCGCTTTTACTACAAAATTCCGACGAGCCAGATACTCATTAAAAGTATTGCTCATGTATTCGTCCGAGGAGTCGAGTGCAGCCTCACCCGCAATTTGCCCCACATAGGGTGGAGATAATCTTGCCTGGCAAAATTTTAAGGCAGTATCTCGTAGGGACTTATTTTTGGTTACCAGGGCACCGGTGCGCAAGCCAGTGGCACTATATCGCTTGGAAAGGGAGTCGATTAAAATGGCATGGTTTTCAAGCCCATCGAGGTGCATGATGGAAGTGAAAGCCTCTCCATCGTATACAAATTCGCGGTAAACCTCGTCGGAGAGCAGAAACAAATCGTACTTTAATGCCAGATCTCTTATTTGCTCCAGTTCCTCGCGGCTGTATACATGACCGGTTGGGTTATTCGGGTTGCAAATAATGATACATTTTGTACGGTTGGTAATTTTTTTCTCGAACTCTTCTATGGGAGGAAGTCGAAAACCATCTTCAATTTTCGAGCTGATGGCTACCACTTTTACATCGGTAGAAGTGGCAAAGCTGTAATAATTGGCATAAAATGGTTCAGGAACCAGAATCTCATCACCTGCATTTAAACAGGTGAGCAAAGTAAGGGTAATGGCTTCTGACCCACCGGTAGTAATCAGAATATCCTCGTAACTTACATCAATGTTGATTTTTTGATAATATTCGGCCATCTTCCGTCTTAACGATTCCATTCCAGCACTATGGCTGTATTCAATTACCTGTACATTCATGTTCCGAATTGCCGCCAATGCCTTATCTGAAGTAGGAATATCGGGTTGCCCGATATTTAGTCGAATTACTTTTCTGCCGCTTTTCTCAGCTTTTTCAGCCAGCGGAACAAGCTTACGGATTGGGGAGTTCGGCATTAAATTCCCTCGATCGGAAATGGATGGCATAAATTTGAATGTTAATGGTTATTAAAAACAAAACTCACAAGCCTGTAAGGTGGACTTGTGAGTCTAATCAAGCTATTTCAGTTTTTTAATTATTGCGCCGCCGCTTTGGCTTCAACAGTACCTCTAATGCTAAGTGTAATGGGTATTTCAGAACCATTGGAGCTTACAGTAATGGATTTCGAAAAAGAACCTACTCGTCTTGTATCGTATTTCACTACTATATTTGATGATTGACCCGGAGCAATTGGTTCTTTCGGCCACTGAGGAATGGTGCAACCACATGAGCTACGCACATTCTCGAGGAGAAGTGGTTCGTTGCCTTCGTTTTTAAATTCAAACTCGTACGTACCGTTGCCATCTTGCTCGATGGTGCCAAAATCATGATTCAGATCTTTAAACTTAATTACAGGCCCCTGAGCATCAATATCCACATTTGGCTCAGCCTGGCTGGTTTGGGAACAACTTATACTGAATGAAGCTAAAGCTAACAAACAGAAGGTGAGAATCTTTTTCATAATTATTCTATTTATTGTGCAAAATTATAATTAATTCAATTCGATCTTATCTGCATTTTTAAGTTTAATAAATCAAATTTAATGCCAGCAGAAAGTGGCTGCTAATTTATTGCTATTTTTACGCAATTTTTAAAAAGTGCATGATTTTATTTTGGTTTTTTTACAACAATATTTATTCAAACAATAAGAGTATAAATGGAAATTGAAAGCAAATATAATCCCCGTATTGTAGAGGATAAATGGTACGCCGACTGGATGAAGAAGAATTATTTTAGTTCGCATCCCGATAAACGCGAGCCTTACACCATTGTAATTCCTCCACCCAATGTAACTGGCGTATTGCATATGGGGCATATGCTTAACAATACTATTCAGGATATTCTTATTCGGCGGGCCAGAATGTTAGGTAAAAATGCATGCTGGGTGCCGGGTACCGACCATGCCTCCATTGCCACCGAGGCAAAGGTTGTAAATAAACTTAAGGCCGAGGGTATAAACAAAGACCAGCTTACCCGCGACGAGTTTTTACAACATGCCTGGGCATGGAAAGAAAAGCATGGTGGCATTATTCTCGATCAGCTTAAGAAGCTGGGAGCCAGTTGCGACTGGAATCGTACAGCTTTTACTATGGACGAAGCCCGCAGTAAGGCAGTTATCAAATCTTTTGTCGAGTTGTACGAGCAAGGACTGATTTACCGCGGTGTGCGTATGGTAAACTGGGATCCTTCCGCGAAAACAGCGGTTTCCGATGAAGAGGTAATCTACAAAGAAGAACAATCCAAGTTATATTACTTACGCTACAAGGTAGAAGGTGAGGTAGATAATTATGTGGTAATTGCAACTACCCGGCCGGAAACTATACTTGGCGATACGGCGGTGTGTGTGAACCCCAGTGACGAAAGGTATAAGAATCTAAAAGGAAAAAGAGTGCTGGTGCCTCTTATCAACAGATCGGTACCGGTGATTGAAGACGACTATGTCGACATGGAATTTGGTACTGGCTGTTTAAAAATTACTCCCGCACACGATATTAACGATTATGAAATTGGCATGCGCCATAAACTGGAATCGATTGATATTTTTAACGATGACGGCACTTTAAGTGAAAAAGCACAATACCTGGTTGGAGAAGATCGGTTTGTTGCCCGTAAAAAAATAATTCCTGCATTAGAACAATCCGGAAATTTTGTGCGTGCCGACGATTATGTCAATAAAGTGGGTTATTCAGAGCGCACAGATGTGGTGATAGAGCCCAAACTTTCGACCCAATGGTTTTTGCGCATGGAAACATTGGCCCGTCCGGCACTTGAAACTGTGATGGAAGATAACATTAGTTTTTACCCTGCCAAGTTTAAGAACCTGTATCGGCATTGGATGGAAAACATTAAGGACTGGTGCATTAGCCGGCAGTTGTGGTGGGGGCACCGCATACCGGTTTATTACCTGGACAATGGTTCGTTTGTAGTAGCCGAAACCGCTGAAAAGGCGTTGACTTTAGCGAAAAACAATACAGGGAACTCTGCCTTAACTATGGCTGATTTAACTCAGGACGAAGATGTATTGGATACCTGGGCTTCGTCGTGGCTATGGCCCTATTCTGTTTTTCCAGAGAAAGAACAGGATTATTATTACCCAACCAACGATTTGGTTACTGCACCCGATATTATTTTTTTCTGGGTAGCCCGTATGATAATGGCAGGCTATGCTTTTAAAGGCCAAAAACCTTTTAATAATGTCTATTTCACCGGGATGGTGCGTGACAAATTGCGTCGTAAAATGTCGAAATCATTAGGCAATTCTCCTGACCCACTTGACCTGATTGAAAAATATGGGGCCGATGGAGTAAGAGTTGGAATGTTGCTCTGCTCACCTGCCGGAAACGATATTCTTTTCGATGAAAGCCTTACTGAGCAAGGACGAAATTTTTGCAATAAAATCTGGAATGCTTTCAGGTTGGTAAAGGGCTGGGAGGTTGACGCCTCGGCCACGCAACCCAAATCAGCTGCAGAAGCCATCGAGTGGTTTGATCATACCCTCAATAAAACCATTGAAATTCTCGACGATAATTTTGCGAAATTCAGAATCAGCGATGCATTGATGTTAGTTTACACTCTCGTACGCGATGATTTTTCCGGCTGGTTTCTCGAAGCCGTTAAACCAGAATATCAGAAACCAATAGATAAAAAAACTTACGATGCCACCGTGGGCTATTTCGATAAGGTAATGCGGTTGCTGCACCCGTTTATGCCCTTCATTACAGAGGAAATTTATCAACTTATTGAGAAGCGGCAAGATAACGATAGTATCATGATAGCCCAAATGCCTATGGCTGGAAAGGTTAATGAGGAGCTGATTGAGCTTTTTGAGCAGACTAAAGAACTGGTTGCTGCTGTGCGCAACATCCGTCAGGGCAAAAATATTCCCAACAAAGATTCCTTGGATATTCAGATAGTAGCTGACGAAAAAAGTTACAGAAAAGATTTTTTACCGGTTGTTCAGAAACTTGCCAATATCAATCGGATTGTATTTGTAGAAAAGGTAGACAGCGGAACGATAAATTTTTTAGTACGAACCACTGAATTTGGAATCCCTATGACCGAGCTAATCGATTCAGAAACAGAACGTAAGCGCCTGGAAGGGGAAATTAAGTATTATCAGGAATTTTTAGTTTCGGTGTGTAAAAAGCTTGAAAATGAAAAATTTGTGAGCAGTGCTCCTGCAGCAGTAGTTGAAAAGGAAAAGCAGAAACAGGCTGACGCCGAATTAAAAATAAAAACAATTGGAGAGCAATTGGGCAAACTAATCTAATCGAAAAAAAAGCCGCTTCGCATATTATTCGGGGCGGTTTTATTCGTGAGACTTAAATTTCATGAGTTCACGAAATGAAATTTTATAGTCGAATCCCGATTTACATCCGGGACTGAAAGTAGGTGCGCGGGTAAATACCACGCCTCTTGAGGCGAATAAAATCTTTTGCAGATATCCCGTCAGTTTGTTGCGGGGAGCTTCATTATTTGAATTGAAGCTGGATTATCCTTCAAAATAGATACCAACGAAAAAGTTTAAGGCGCTAACCGCTCACGTCTCCAACCGTCACTTTTTAGGATGTACTCAAAACGGTCGTGAAGCCTGTCAGGTCTGCCCTGCCAAAACTCGATCAGGTCTGGAGATAATTTGTAGCCACCCCAAAAATTTGGACGATTAATGCGAAATTGACTAAACTTTTTTTCGTATTCGTTTTTTAGTTTTTCGAGGTATTCGCGGTTAGGGATTGGCTTACTTTGCGGCGATGCCCAGGCACCGATCTTACTGCCTTCGGGGCGCACATTGAAATATTCGTCTGATTGTGCTTCTGGCAAACGTGTGATACTCCCTTCTATTCTGACCTGACGCTGAGCAACAGGCCAGTAAAATGCCATGGATGCTAAGGGGTTACGCGCCATTTGCTGGCTTTTTTTGCTCTCGTAATTTGTAAAAAAAATCAAACCTTCATTATCGTAGGCCTTTAAAAGCAAATAGCGGGTTGAATTTCTGCCATCGGGTGTTGAGGTGCCTAGCACAAAGGCATTGGGTTCGTATATTTCATTTTTTTGTGCATCACGAAACCATTGATCAAATTGTTCCATAGGATTCGATTTCAGATCGATGAGTTGAAGATTCGATTTATTGTAATCGCGGCGTATATGGAAAAATTTCTTCATTTGGCAATTTATTAATAATAAATGCTTAACATTTTCTACATGCTTTATGTTCAAAGATTGAAATAGCGTATTTCTGAAAAAGATATAGGGATATACCTCCAGAGGAAGTTTGAATCAATTGTTTTCAGCTGGTGCCTGGTTGTGCTTGAGCTTTGCATTGTTAATGGAAGCGTTAAGTTCAAAACCAATGAGCAGTGAAATGGCATTGAAGTTTAGCCAAAGCATAAGAGCTACCAGGGCACCAATAGACCCAAAAAACTTATTAAGCTGGGCAAAGTGGTCCATAAAATAAGTAAAGCCTAATGAGGATATAATGGTAAGCAAGGTGGCTAGTTTGGAGCCTGCTGAAAAGAATTTCCATTTGCCTCGCCGGCTTGGTCCGAAATAATACAATAAGGAAATTGAGATATAAGTAAGGACTATTAGCATAAGCCATTTTCCAAAATAGAAAAGCCATGGATTGATATCGAAAAAGCTCTCTTCGAAAAATGAAGCCAGCCACATTTTACTGATAAAAAATGCAGAACTTGCGATGGCCGCCAGGGCAAAAAACACAAACACAAGTGCAATAGAAACAGCTCTTTGTTTGTACCAACTGCGGGTTTCGATGGTGTGGTGAGTGGCATTAAATGCTTCTATGATTCCGTGTATTGCTTTTTGTGCGAAGAAGAGACTGGTAAGTAGTCCGAAAATTGGCAACCCCCCCCGCCTACGGAATATTTCATCCAACAAGGGCTCGATGGCAATGAATGAATTTTCGGGCATAATGTCGAATAGCACTGTCGAGAGAGTGGCTTCGAAATTATCAATAGGCAGATAAGGCAAAATGGCTAGAAAAAAAACCAAGGCAGGTCCGAGTGCCAATAAAAAATTAAAAGCTATCGAGGTGGCCCTTAAGTTTAAGGATCCTTTTCTTATTCCTTTTATAAAGAATTCTATTACATCAGACAAGCTCACATCATTAAAGCCAGAAAAGGAGGTTTTCTTCCACCGTATTTTTGCAGCCTGGCTTGCCTTCTTTACCCATTGGCCTATTATGTAGGAGTCAGATTTTCGCATCTTTTAAGAGACCACAGCTTTAAGGCTTAAGTCGAGGCTACGTATCTGATGCGTAAGTGCTCCAACCGAAATGTAATCCACCCCACAGCGGGCGTATTCTCGGATGTTGGCCAATGTAATTCCTCCGGATGATTCTGTTTCCAGTTTGCCCTGAATAAGTGAAAGGGCTTCTCTGGTTAGTTCCGGGCTGAAATTATCGAGCAATACGCGGTCAACTCCTCCAGTTTTTAAAACCTCTGCGATGTCAGCCAAGGAGCGTACCTCGCAAATAATTTTTAGGTTTAGCTGGTTTTTTTTGTTGTAATCTCTCGTCATTTCAATGGCTTTGCGAATCCCCCCCACATAATCGATATGGTTGTCTTTAATCATCATGGCATCGTAAAGGCCCATGCGATGGTTTACTCCTCCGCCATGTTTAACCGCTATTTTTTCCAGAATACGCAAACCGGGAGTGGTTTTGCGGGTGTCGAGTAGTTTGGTGTCGAGCCCTTTAATTGCTTCTACGTACTGTCTTGTTTGTGTGGCAATTCCGCTCATACGTTGAACAAGATTTAATACCAATCTTTCTGCTTGCAGAAGTGCCAAAATTTTTCCTTCGGCAATGTATACGATGTCATTCACTTGTATCGGTTCGCCATCGAAAAAGTATTGTTCTACTTTAATTTCCGGATCAAAACGTTTTAATATTTCGATGGAGATCTCTGCACCAGACAAGATACCCTCTTGTTTCACCAATAGTCGGGAAACTCCCTTTTTGTCTGATGGAAATATAGCAAGCGAGGTATAGTCGCCAGGGCCAATATCTTCGTTTATGGCACCTGAGATGAATGAGTCGAGGTAACTCTTAAGCTCCATCTTTGTCGATTCTTAATTGATGAATGAACGCATTGGTGGTTTCGCCTTTTATTAAAATGGTAACACGGTAGGTACCATTTCCTGTAACCAGTGTGCCAATAGCATATTTCGATTCGCCCTGGCCTCCTTTGTGTAAAACCGAAAAGCTTTTAGGAGCATTGTTTTTGAAAAAATCCTTCAGAATAATTTCTGCCTGGGTTTTGCTGTAAACATTGCTGGTAGAGCCAATACTGAGCTCAAGCGAAGGTTTAAAATAATTTGATATCAGGGAGGTGTTGCCAGTGCTAAATCCATTGATCAAATCCGTTGGTAAGTCCTGACAAGTTGCTTTTGTCGCCAATAGCATGACAAATACCAGCAATGAAAGAAGTTTTTTATTCCAATTCATCATTGTACTTTTGTTAGGGTGACTCAAAAAGCAAGCCAAATAAAAAGTAAAAATACAACATTTAGCGAACTCTGAAAACCAACTTATTACCAACCTGCGGAGATGCTATTCAGGTTGAACTTAGGTATGATTTTTTTATTATTGTAATTTGCATGAAAATCAATTGTTTATGTGTAAACCGTTCTGAAAGTCATCACCTCGATGCTTTGATAGAAGATTATATTGAACGGATAAAAAAGCAGGTTGATTTTAGTCTTGAATCCATCGATACTCCAAAGAATTTCAGTAAACTAAACCCTAACGAAAGGAAAAAGGCAGAGGGAGAACTTATTTTGAAGCGACTTGGTAAATCTGATTATATAATTCTTTTAGATGAAAAAGGGAAATCTTTTACTTCGCTTGAGTTTGCCAATCAATTGCAACGTCATTTTAATGCCGGACATAAAAATATTTATTTTGTAGTTGGCGGTGCCTATGGTTTTTCCGATGCTGTTTACAAAAGGGCCCAGGAGATGCTTTCGCTTTCGAAAATGACTACCACGCATCAGTTGGTGCGATTGATATTTGCCGAACAGATTTACCGGGCATTGTCGATTCTTAGCGGGCATCCATACCACAACGAATAGATTGGTGTGTTGATCAATTAATGAGGAACTTATAGGAATATGCTATAAATTTAGTGCCGGTGTAGTTACTACGTTCTTTTCGATAAGAGAAAAGACCAGCCAGCCGGAAGAATGTTTTTTTACTTAGTAGATTAAAATGAATCAGAATACTCTCCGAAATTTTTACATCGCTATTCTGTTGCTAGCTCTTTCTGTGACACTTGTAAAATTGCCAGGAAAGATTGAGACCCGCACATGGCATGTAAAAAAAGCTCAGAAAGCCTTTATCGAAAAGCTCGAAAAGGCTACTGAACTGATTCAATTGGTTGATAAGGAATTTCATTCGCAATACGTAACCAATCGCGATGATTATTATTTTAAACATGGTGTAAGCGCCTTTTTATTTCGCGGAGACACACTTATAGCCTGGTCTGATAACAATGTGGCAGTTGAAAAAATTGTTACAGATACACTTAATGAAAATGGTGTTGTAAGCATTTTTTCGAGCAGCTATTATTATTTCAAGAGGCCGGTTGGTTTAGAAGAAGGACTTGGCCTGGTATTGCTTGAAAACAATTTTCCGCATAAAAATCGTTTCGTAGTCAATGGTATGCATCCTGGGTTTAAACTGCCAAAAGGAGTAATCATTGCTCAAAAACAAATTAAGAACAGTTTGCCCCTAAAAGATCAGGACGGAAAGATTGTCTTTTTCCTTGATTTTACGCATGCATCAAAAGATATTAATCGCAATTTGCTGGTACTAGCAACTCTTTTGTTTTTTACCGGAATTTATTTTTTGCTTCAATATTTGCGCATATACCTGAAATACATGAACGCTAAAAAGCGCTCATGGGCCCTGCTGTTAGTGGCTGGTGCATTGGTACTTGCGCGTATCGGATTGCTGTTTACAGCTTGGCCCGCTGATTTTTATCTTTTATTTGATCCCTATATCTATGCTTCTGCATGGGCTCCCTCGCTGGGCGATTTGATGCTTCACACAATCCTCTTTCTATTTATTATTTACCTCGTTTACAGGTATGTGAGAGTGCCCGCAGTATTGGTTTCCGGTTCTTCAGGCCAGGCTGTATGGATTTTGTTTTTTAACCTGATATTTCTCTTGGTGCTGGCCTATGCCATTTTTTCGTCTACAAGTCTTATTGCCAATTCGAGTTTAAAAATACTGGTACAAAATATCAGTCAACTGAAACTGCCTGTTATAATCGCTTATATCATTTTCTCATTAAACTTTTTTGCGGTATTGCTCATTGCACTCTGGATATTTAAAAATCTTGCAGAAATAAAGCTCTACCGATTGGTTATTAATTGTGGAATCCTGCTGTCGGTAGCTTATTTTATGAGTTTTGCAGTGAAATTGCCCTTTGAACTTTATTCTGTACTATTTGCTTTTATTTTATATTCCTTGTTGGCCTACATGCAGCGACACCTGCAACGGAATACAATTTTTTCGACCCTGATGGTATTTCTGTTGTTGTTTTCGGTTTACATCTTGTTTTTTACTGTAAAAACAGGCGGGCAGAAAGAGTATCAGCAGAACAGGTCATTGGCCATTGGGTTATCTGCCGAACATGATCCGGTGGCAGAGTATTTCTTTCGCGAACTATCGCGTGATTTGGAATCAGATACAGCTATCGTCAGGAATTTAGAGCCAGATGCCTTTGATATCGTTTCATTTTACGATTACCTTAGAAAAAAACACTTAGACGGGTATTGGAAAAACTACGATTTTACTGTAACAGTGTGCCGGCCTATTGACAGTGTACTCGTTAGCAGTGGAAGTTTATTTTTGTATCCCTGCTATACTTTTTTTGAAGAAATTATTCAATCCAGTGGCAT
It contains:
- a CDS encoding pyridoxal phosphate-dependent aminotransferase produces the protein MPSISDRGNLMPNSPIRKLVPLAEKAEKSGRKVIRLNIGQPDIPTSDKALAAIRNMNVQVIEYSHSAGMESLRRKMAEYYQKINIDVSYEDILITTGGSEAITLTLLTCLNAGDEILVPEPFYANYYSFATSTDVKVVAISSKIEDGFRLPPIEEFEKKITNRTKCIIICNPNNPTGHVYSREELEQIRDLALKYDLFLLSDEVYREFVYDGEAFTSIMHLDGLENHAILIDSLSKRYSATGLRTGALVTKNKSLRDTALKFCQARLSPPYVGQIAGEAALDSSDEYMSNTFNEYLARRNFVVKALNEMPGVFCPNPKGAFYVMAKLPVDNAEKFAMWLLDEFNCDGNTVMVAPGAGFYTEGGLGMQEIRIAYVINLQQLDIAMKCLKKALEVYPGRIS
- a CDS encoding ABC transporter permease — protein: MNTEFYIARRFVHSQRGNKKHTMPIIRLSVIAIAMSLAVMLIAVATVTGFKQEIQKRVIGFANHIQITNYDLNNSFETSAIKKQQAFLPELSKMPGIDHIQVFATKPGMIKTKNDVQGVVVKGVGEDFNWAFFEKHITQGTHFTVNDSVRTNEVVISEKLANMLQLELNEEFAMFFIDDKPRMRRFKVCALYKTSLEQFDMQIMLADIGHIQRLNNWDSSIVGGYEIMIDDFKEIDQMTYLIKEEVEYRFNDEGGKLEVKSIKQRYPQIFDWLSLLDMNVWVILILMVCVSILNMVSGLIILILDRTFSIGLLKALGTSNASMRKIFLYQALYLILKGMFFGNIIALVILYLQDKYHLIRLDQASYFIDYAPVNINIGHFLIINAAALAVIFLFMMLPVLIVSRIQPVKSLRYS
- a CDS encoding CoA pyrophosphatase, with product MDGLIKTIQQRLEEGLPGKQAHHRMIPESRHLFPNEVENPIPAAVLILLYPNREDRLETILIKRPSYNGHHSAQVSFPGGKAEKTDQNLYGTALRESMEEVGINPDLIEFIGALSPLYIPVSRFVVHPFIAFAMHTPEFLIDKSEVDYLIPASIKDLLKPEVHYRNLIIQSKEFSTPYFNVKNEMVWGATAMILSELIEVLKSTPAIDRFLD
- a CDS encoding DUF1343 domain-containing protein; this translates as MSSAWFCAWAYSQPTIRPGAFRISEYLPLVKGKNVAVVCNYASKVNSTHLVDTLLFYSRQEGTAFSVKRVFSPEHGFSGTYDAGSKVDGALMLYDSVPVVSLYGSKTKPSKSDLQDIEIVLFDLQDVGVRFYTYISTLHYVMQACAEEGIKLVVLDRPNPHIQYVDGPVLEMKFNSFVGMHPVPIVYGMTIGEYANMINGEGWLGENMKCTLKVIEIGNYWRHSRYSFPEKPSPNLPDMRSVMLYPSLCLFEGTVISVGRGTPSPFQVFGHPDYPEKNYSFIPKSKPGASLNPEYKNLRCFGVDLTRTSIDSLYQTHQLNLSYLLAAYLKMNSKELFFNEYFNLLAGTDQLQKQILAGFTEKEIRASWEPGLKNFETIRQKYLIYPE
- a CDS encoding DUF1573 domain-containing protein codes for the protein MKKILTFCLLALASFSISCSQTSQAEPNVDIDAQGPVIKFKDLNHDFGTIEQDGNGTYEFEFKNEGNEPLLLENVRSSCGCTIPQWPKEPIAPGQSSNIVVKYDTRRVGSFSKSITVSSNGSEIPITLSIRGTVEAKAAAQ